From Quercus lobata isolate SW786 chromosome 1, ValleyOak3.0 Primary Assembly, whole genome shotgun sequence, one genomic window encodes:
- the LOC115982943 gene encoding uncharacterized protein LOC115982943 isoform X2 has protein sequence MRRLTLTQFMNQPHHHESSLSSTSSQATQKFFCPSIQTSTPTTTCSSSHSSFVSKQSLSSHQHQDDQNLRTIPCCFISSKFWGRLRLMLGCGEVSPMATQRDSFHTPLEIRRKKFSEQQKREHLEREVSMLQKMLNQEENMHEVLEHILNQHNGSAVSIPNFLPPKIKQLLAELAMVEGEILRLEGQISELQKSLKLEKDAAEESKSKQRKHGTLSNRVVHSSPTTNTNPINKVGNETMAYETKALHFISKAIKGDYNLNDFTIAEKLGNSRGFADQKENLLHEAVKFQDKIPRKSGMLKPSSPLREPRHPSPKLKERNPPILLDLPPKSLPNANQSEEENQQWQPNKLSESILKCLNVIYTRLLRTSRAMELEKLGPVSRSMNASFSSRSFRAETGLKSSLIQKESRQQDPYGIFNMDESIPRDIGPYKNLVVFTSSSLDHKFISSPSSIPLLRKLRVLLNSLQTVDLRFLTNQQKLAFWINMYNACIMHGFLQYGVPSTPEKLLALMNKATLNIGGNIINAQAIEHFILRKPASSGVKEGDKDDKEAIVRELYGLESMEPNVTFALCCGTLSSPAVRMYTADGVVSELEKSKLDYLQASIVVTSTKRIAFPELLIRNMLDFAVDIDTLVEWICHQLPTSGSLRKSLVDCFRGQNSGKISSIVEKIPYDFEFQYLLAI, from the exons ATGAGACGGTTAACATTAACCCAGTTCATGAACCAACCTCACCACCATGAAAGCTCTCTCTCATCAACTTCTTCTCAAGCAACGCAAAAATTCTTTTGCCCTTCAATTCAAACGTCAACACCAACAACTACCTGTAGTAGTAGCCACTCTTCCTTTGTGTCCAAGCAATCTTTAAGCTCCCACCAACACCAGGATGATCAAAACCTGAGGACCATTCCATGCTGTTTTATTTCTTCCAAATTTTGGGGCAGACTAAGACTAATGCTAGGCTGTGGTGAAGTTTCTCCAATGGCGACCCAAAGGGACTCATTTCACACGCCCTTGGAGATT AGAAGGAAGAAGTTTAGTGAGCAGCAAAAGAGGGAGCATCTTGAAAGAGAG GTCTCTATGCTTCAAAAAATGTTGAATCAAGAAGAAAATATGCATGAGGTTTTGGAGCATATCCTTAATCAACATAATGGTTCTGCTGTCAGCATCCCGAACTTCCTTCCTCCTAAG ATAAAGCAGCTGTTGGCAGAGTTAGCCATGGTTGAGGGTGAGATACTTAGACTTGAAGGCCAAATAAGCGAACTTCAAAAGAGTTTGAAACTTGAGAAGGATGCCGCCGAAGAATCAAAGTCCAAACAACGGAAACATGGAACTCTAAGCAACCGTGTGGTTCATTCATCACcaacaacaaacacaaacccCATTAACAAAGTTGGTAATGAAACGATGGCCTATGAGACCAAAGCATTGCATTTCATAAGTAAAGCTATAAAAGGCGATTATAATCTCAATGATTTCACTATAGCTGAGAAATTGGGAAATTCAAGAGGATTTGCTGATCAAAAGGAAAATCTTCTTCATGAGGCTGTTAAATTTCAGGACAAGATTCCAAGAAAAAGTGGGATGCTGAAGCCATCCTCACCCTTGCGTGAACCACGACATCCATCACCCAAG CTAAAAGAACGTAATCCACCAATTCTTTTAGACCTCCCTCCAAAATCTCTACCTAATGCAAACCAATCAGAAGAAGAAAACCAGCAATGGCAACCCAACAAGCTATCTGAGAGCATCTTGAAGTGTTTAAATGTCATATATACGAGACTGCTTAGAACATCAAGAGCAATGGAGTTGGAGAAGTTAGGCCCCGTTTCAAGGTCCATGAACGCTTCTTTTAGCTCAAGAAGCTTCAGGGCCGAGACAGGCTTAAAGTCAAGCCTTATACAAAAGGAATCAAGGCAACAAGACCCATATGGTATCTTCAACATGGACGAGTCTATTCCTAGGGACATTGGTCCTTACAAGAACTTGGTTGTATTCACGTCAAGCTCTCTGGACCACAAGTTCATATCAAGCCCCAGTTCTATTCCTTTGCTAAGAAAGTTGAG GGTTTTGTTGAACTCTCTCCAGACGGTGGACTTGAGATTCTTGACTAACCAACAGAAATTAGCATTTTGGATCAACATGTACAATGCTTGTATCATGCAT GGATTTCTTCAATATGGTGTGCCTTCTACTCCAGAAAAATTGCTTGCATTGATGAACAAG GCAACCCTTAACATAGGAGGTAATATTATAAATGCTCAAGCAATAGAgcattttatattgagaaagCCGGCTTCTTCTGGTGTGAAAGAG GGTGACAAGGATGATAAGGAAGCCATTGTTCGCGAACTTTATGGACTTGAATCAATGGAACCAAATGTCACATTTGCTCTGTGTTGTGGAACTCTTTCATCTCCTGCC GTAAGAATGTATACAGCCGATGGTGTTGTTTctgagttggaaaaatcaaAGCTAGATTATTTGCAAGCTTCAATAGTAGTGACTAGCACAAAAAGAATTGCATTCCCAGAGCTCCTGATTCGAAACATGCTTGATTTTGCTGTAGACATAGACACATTGGTGGAGTGGATTTGCCACCAGTTACCAACATCTGGGTCATTAAGAAAATCATTGGTGGATTGCTTCAGGGGACAAAACAGTGGCAAGATATCTAGCATTGTTGAGAAGATACCATACGACTTTGAATTCCAGTATCTGCTGGCTATATAG
- the LOC115982943 gene encoding uncharacterized protein LOC115982943 isoform X3 produces the protein MRRLTLTQFMNQPHHHESSLSSTSSQATQKFFCPSIQTSTPTTTCSSSHSSFVSKQSLSSHQHQDDQNLRTIPCCFISSKFWGRLRLMLGCGEVSPMATQRDSFHTPLEIRRKKFSEQQKREHLEREVSMLQKMLNQEENMHEVLEHILNQHNGSAVSIPNFLPPKIKQLLAELAMVEGEILRLEGQISELQKSLKLEKDAAEESKSKQRKHGTLSNRVVHSSPTTNTNPINKVGNETMAYETKALHFISKAIKGDYNLNDFTIAEKLGNSRGFADQKENLLHEAVKFQDKIPRKSGMLKPSSPLREPRHPSPKLKERNPPILLDLPPKSLPNANQSEEENQQWQPNKLSESILKCLNVIYTRLLRTSRAMELEKLGPVSRSMNASFSSRSFRAETGLKSSLIQKESRQQDPYGIFNMDESIPRDIGPYKNLVVFTSSSLDHKFISSPSSIPLLRKLRVLLNSLQTVDLRFLTNQQKLAFWINMYNACIMHGFLQYGVPSTPEKLLALMNKATLNIGGNIINAQAIEHFILRKPASSGVKEVYLQGDKDDKEAIVRELYGLESMEPNVTFALCCGTLSSPAT, from the exons ATGAGACGGTTAACATTAACCCAGTTCATGAACCAACCTCACCACCATGAAAGCTCTCTCTCATCAACTTCTTCTCAAGCAACGCAAAAATTCTTTTGCCCTTCAATTCAAACGTCAACACCAACAACTACCTGTAGTAGTAGCCACTCTTCCTTTGTGTCCAAGCAATCTTTAAGCTCCCACCAACACCAGGATGATCAAAACCTGAGGACCATTCCATGCTGTTTTATTTCTTCCAAATTTTGGGGCAGACTAAGACTAATGCTAGGCTGTGGTGAAGTTTCTCCAATGGCGACCCAAAGGGACTCATTTCACACGCCCTTGGAGATT AGAAGGAAGAAGTTTAGTGAGCAGCAAAAGAGGGAGCATCTTGAAAGAGAG GTCTCTATGCTTCAAAAAATGTTGAATCAAGAAGAAAATATGCATGAGGTTTTGGAGCATATCCTTAATCAACATAATGGTTCTGCTGTCAGCATCCCGAACTTCCTTCCTCCTAAG ATAAAGCAGCTGTTGGCAGAGTTAGCCATGGTTGAGGGTGAGATACTTAGACTTGAAGGCCAAATAAGCGAACTTCAAAAGAGTTTGAAACTTGAGAAGGATGCCGCCGAAGAATCAAAGTCCAAACAACGGAAACATGGAACTCTAAGCAACCGTGTGGTTCATTCATCACcaacaacaaacacaaacccCATTAACAAAGTTGGTAATGAAACGATGGCCTATGAGACCAAAGCATTGCATTTCATAAGTAAAGCTATAAAAGGCGATTATAATCTCAATGATTTCACTATAGCTGAGAAATTGGGAAATTCAAGAGGATTTGCTGATCAAAAGGAAAATCTTCTTCATGAGGCTGTTAAATTTCAGGACAAGATTCCAAGAAAAAGTGGGATGCTGAAGCCATCCTCACCCTTGCGTGAACCACGACATCCATCACCCAAG CTAAAAGAACGTAATCCACCAATTCTTTTAGACCTCCCTCCAAAATCTCTACCTAATGCAAACCAATCAGAAGAAGAAAACCAGCAATGGCAACCCAACAAGCTATCTGAGAGCATCTTGAAGTGTTTAAATGTCATATATACGAGACTGCTTAGAACATCAAGAGCAATGGAGTTGGAGAAGTTAGGCCCCGTTTCAAGGTCCATGAACGCTTCTTTTAGCTCAAGAAGCTTCAGGGCCGAGACAGGCTTAAAGTCAAGCCTTATACAAAAGGAATCAAGGCAACAAGACCCATATGGTATCTTCAACATGGACGAGTCTATTCCTAGGGACATTGGTCCTTACAAGAACTTGGTTGTATTCACGTCAAGCTCTCTGGACCACAAGTTCATATCAAGCCCCAGTTCTATTCCTTTGCTAAGAAAGTTGAG GGTTTTGTTGAACTCTCTCCAGACGGTGGACTTGAGATTCTTGACTAACCAACAGAAATTAGCATTTTGGATCAACATGTACAATGCTTGTATCATGCAT GGATTTCTTCAATATGGTGTGCCTTCTACTCCAGAAAAATTGCTTGCATTGATGAACAAG GCAACCCTTAACATAGGAGGTAATATTATAAATGCTCAAGCAATAGAgcattttatattgagaaagCCGGCTTCTTCTGGTGTGAAAGAG GTTTATCTTCAGGGTGACAAGGATGATAAGGAAGCCATTGTTCGCGAACTTTATGGACTTGAATCAATGGAACCAAATGTCACATTTGCTCTGTGTTGTGGAACTCTTTCATCTCCTGCC ACATAG
- the LOC115982943 gene encoding uncharacterized protein LOC115982943 isoform X1: protein MRRLTLTQFMNQPHHHESSLSSTSSQATQKFFCPSIQTSTPTTTCSSSHSSFVSKQSLSSHQHQDDQNLRTIPCCFISSKFWGRLRLMLGCGEVSPMATQRDSFHTPLEIRRKKFSEQQKREHLEREVSMLQKMLNQEENMHEVLEHILNQHNGSAVSIPNFLPPKIKQLLAELAMVEGEILRLEGQISELQKSLKLEKDAAEESKSKQRKHGTLSNRVVHSSPTTNTNPINKVGNETMAYETKALHFISKAIKGDYNLNDFTIAEKLGNSRGFADQKENLLHEAVKFQDKIPRKSGMLKPSSPLREPRHPSPKLKERNPPILLDLPPKSLPNANQSEEENQQWQPNKLSESILKCLNVIYTRLLRTSRAMELEKLGPVSRSMNASFSSRSFRAETGLKSSLIQKESRQQDPYGIFNMDESIPRDIGPYKNLVVFTSSSLDHKFISSPSSIPLLRKLRVLLNSLQTVDLRFLTNQQKLAFWINMYNACIMHGFLQYGVPSTPEKLLALMNKATLNIGGNIINAQAIEHFILRKPASSGVKEVYLQGDKDDKEAIVRELYGLESMEPNVTFALCCGTLSSPAVRMYTADGVVSELEKSKLDYLQASIVVTSTKRIAFPELLIRNMLDFAVDIDTLVEWICHQLPTSGSLRKSLVDCFRGQNSGKISSIVEKIPYDFEFQYLLAI, encoded by the exons ATGAGACGGTTAACATTAACCCAGTTCATGAACCAACCTCACCACCATGAAAGCTCTCTCTCATCAACTTCTTCTCAAGCAACGCAAAAATTCTTTTGCCCTTCAATTCAAACGTCAACACCAACAACTACCTGTAGTAGTAGCCACTCTTCCTTTGTGTCCAAGCAATCTTTAAGCTCCCACCAACACCAGGATGATCAAAACCTGAGGACCATTCCATGCTGTTTTATTTCTTCCAAATTTTGGGGCAGACTAAGACTAATGCTAGGCTGTGGTGAAGTTTCTCCAATGGCGACCCAAAGGGACTCATTTCACACGCCCTTGGAGATT AGAAGGAAGAAGTTTAGTGAGCAGCAAAAGAGGGAGCATCTTGAAAGAGAG GTCTCTATGCTTCAAAAAATGTTGAATCAAGAAGAAAATATGCATGAGGTTTTGGAGCATATCCTTAATCAACATAATGGTTCTGCTGTCAGCATCCCGAACTTCCTTCCTCCTAAG ATAAAGCAGCTGTTGGCAGAGTTAGCCATGGTTGAGGGTGAGATACTTAGACTTGAAGGCCAAATAAGCGAACTTCAAAAGAGTTTGAAACTTGAGAAGGATGCCGCCGAAGAATCAAAGTCCAAACAACGGAAACATGGAACTCTAAGCAACCGTGTGGTTCATTCATCACcaacaacaaacacaaacccCATTAACAAAGTTGGTAATGAAACGATGGCCTATGAGACCAAAGCATTGCATTTCATAAGTAAAGCTATAAAAGGCGATTATAATCTCAATGATTTCACTATAGCTGAGAAATTGGGAAATTCAAGAGGATTTGCTGATCAAAAGGAAAATCTTCTTCATGAGGCTGTTAAATTTCAGGACAAGATTCCAAGAAAAAGTGGGATGCTGAAGCCATCCTCACCCTTGCGTGAACCACGACATCCATCACCCAAG CTAAAAGAACGTAATCCACCAATTCTTTTAGACCTCCCTCCAAAATCTCTACCTAATGCAAACCAATCAGAAGAAGAAAACCAGCAATGGCAACCCAACAAGCTATCTGAGAGCATCTTGAAGTGTTTAAATGTCATATATACGAGACTGCTTAGAACATCAAGAGCAATGGAGTTGGAGAAGTTAGGCCCCGTTTCAAGGTCCATGAACGCTTCTTTTAGCTCAAGAAGCTTCAGGGCCGAGACAGGCTTAAAGTCAAGCCTTATACAAAAGGAATCAAGGCAACAAGACCCATATGGTATCTTCAACATGGACGAGTCTATTCCTAGGGACATTGGTCCTTACAAGAACTTGGTTGTATTCACGTCAAGCTCTCTGGACCACAAGTTCATATCAAGCCCCAGTTCTATTCCTTTGCTAAGAAAGTTGAG GGTTTTGTTGAACTCTCTCCAGACGGTGGACTTGAGATTCTTGACTAACCAACAGAAATTAGCATTTTGGATCAACATGTACAATGCTTGTATCATGCAT GGATTTCTTCAATATGGTGTGCCTTCTACTCCAGAAAAATTGCTTGCATTGATGAACAAG GCAACCCTTAACATAGGAGGTAATATTATAAATGCTCAAGCAATAGAgcattttatattgagaaagCCGGCTTCTTCTGGTGTGAAAGAG GTTTATCTTCAGGGTGACAAGGATGATAAGGAAGCCATTGTTCGCGAACTTTATGGACTTGAATCAATGGAACCAAATGTCACATTTGCTCTGTGTTGTGGAACTCTTTCATCTCCTGCC GTAAGAATGTATACAGCCGATGGTGTTGTTTctgagttggaaaaatcaaAGCTAGATTATTTGCAAGCTTCAATAGTAGTGACTAGCACAAAAAGAATTGCATTCCCAGAGCTCCTGATTCGAAACATGCTTGATTTTGCTGTAGACATAGACACATTGGTGGAGTGGATTTGCCACCAGTTACCAACATCTGGGTCATTAAGAAAATCATTGGTGGATTGCTTCAGGGGACAAAACAGTGGCAAGATATCTAGCATTGTTGAGAAGATACCATACGACTTTGAATTCCAGTATCTGCTGGCTATATAG
- the LOC115982943 gene encoding uncharacterized protein LOC115982943 isoform X4 — protein MLQKMLNQEENMHEVLEHILNQHNGSAVSIPNFLPPKIKQLLAELAMVEGEILRLEGQISELQKSLKLEKDAAEESKSKQRKHGTLSNRVVHSSPTTNTNPINKVGNETMAYETKALHFISKAIKGDYNLNDFTIAEKLGNSRGFADQKENLLHEAVKFQDKIPRKSGMLKPSSPLREPRHPSPKLKERNPPILLDLPPKSLPNANQSEEENQQWQPNKLSESILKCLNVIYTRLLRTSRAMELEKLGPVSRSMNASFSSRSFRAETGLKSSLIQKESRQQDPYGIFNMDESIPRDIGPYKNLVVFTSSSLDHKFISSPSSIPLLRKLRVLLNSLQTVDLRFLTNQQKLAFWINMYNACIMHGFLQYGVPSTPEKLLALMNKATLNIGGNIINAQAIEHFILRKPASSGVKEVYLQGDKDDKEAIVRELYGLESMEPNVTFALCCGTLSSPAVRMYTADGVVSELEKSKLDYLQASIVVTSTKRIAFPELLIRNMLDFAVDIDTLVEWICHQLPTSGSLRKSLVDCFRGQNSGKISSIVEKIPYDFEFQYLLAI, from the exons ATGCTTCAAAAAATGTTGAATCAAGAAGAAAATATGCATGAGGTTTTGGAGCATATCCTTAATCAACATAATGGTTCTGCTGTCAGCATCCCGAACTTCCTTCCTCCTAAG ATAAAGCAGCTGTTGGCAGAGTTAGCCATGGTTGAGGGTGAGATACTTAGACTTGAAGGCCAAATAAGCGAACTTCAAAAGAGTTTGAAACTTGAGAAGGATGCCGCCGAAGAATCAAAGTCCAAACAACGGAAACATGGAACTCTAAGCAACCGTGTGGTTCATTCATCACcaacaacaaacacaaacccCATTAACAAAGTTGGTAATGAAACGATGGCCTATGAGACCAAAGCATTGCATTTCATAAGTAAAGCTATAAAAGGCGATTATAATCTCAATGATTTCACTATAGCTGAGAAATTGGGAAATTCAAGAGGATTTGCTGATCAAAAGGAAAATCTTCTTCATGAGGCTGTTAAATTTCAGGACAAGATTCCAAGAAAAAGTGGGATGCTGAAGCCATCCTCACCCTTGCGTGAACCACGACATCCATCACCCAAG CTAAAAGAACGTAATCCACCAATTCTTTTAGACCTCCCTCCAAAATCTCTACCTAATGCAAACCAATCAGAAGAAGAAAACCAGCAATGGCAACCCAACAAGCTATCTGAGAGCATCTTGAAGTGTTTAAATGTCATATATACGAGACTGCTTAGAACATCAAGAGCAATGGAGTTGGAGAAGTTAGGCCCCGTTTCAAGGTCCATGAACGCTTCTTTTAGCTCAAGAAGCTTCAGGGCCGAGACAGGCTTAAAGTCAAGCCTTATACAAAAGGAATCAAGGCAACAAGACCCATATGGTATCTTCAACATGGACGAGTCTATTCCTAGGGACATTGGTCCTTACAAGAACTTGGTTGTATTCACGTCAAGCTCTCTGGACCACAAGTTCATATCAAGCCCCAGTTCTATTCCTTTGCTAAGAAAGTTGAG GGTTTTGTTGAACTCTCTCCAGACGGTGGACTTGAGATTCTTGACTAACCAACAGAAATTAGCATTTTGGATCAACATGTACAATGCTTGTATCATGCAT GGATTTCTTCAATATGGTGTGCCTTCTACTCCAGAAAAATTGCTTGCATTGATGAACAAG GCAACCCTTAACATAGGAGGTAATATTATAAATGCTCAAGCAATAGAgcattttatattgagaaagCCGGCTTCTTCTGGTGTGAAAGAG GTTTATCTTCAGGGTGACAAGGATGATAAGGAAGCCATTGTTCGCGAACTTTATGGACTTGAATCAATGGAACCAAATGTCACATTTGCTCTGTGTTGTGGAACTCTTTCATCTCCTGCC GTAAGAATGTATACAGCCGATGGTGTTGTTTctgagttggaaaaatcaaAGCTAGATTATTTGCAAGCTTCAATAGTAGTGACTAGCACAAAAAGAATTGCATTCCCAGAGCTCCTGATTCGAAACATGCTTGATTTTGCTGTAGACATAGACACATTGGTGGAGTGGATTTGCCACCAGTTACCAACATCTGGGTCATTAAGAAAATCATTGGTGGATTGCTTCAGGGGACAAAACAGTGGCAAGATATCTAGCATTGTTGAGAAGATACCATACGACTTTGAATTCCAGTATCTGCTGGCTATATAG